In Modestobacter versicolor, a single genomic region encodes these proteins:
- a CDS encoding M23 family metallopeptidase has product MGSRHAGTTVRSRRTDVEPPSSPSIPAASAGLPAVIPGRTRRRTAAGRRRPAALLAALVAGGLAAGLIGTQALPAADAADDIAVSELLGSDAEGMLEMEPLSPQEAITEVEARARLEEVAANRAERAEQAAQEQAAAEAAAEAARPKAVAPVDNARMTTCFCMRWGTMHWGIDLAAPMLTPEYAAEDGVVLRAGAASGYGQAVYILGVSGDVTVYGHMEKILVSPGDVVSAGDRIALLGSRGQSTGPHLHFEVHRGGMDGKRVDPVAWLRERGVEL; this is encoded by the coding sequence GTGGGTTCGAGGCACGCCGGCACGACCGTCCGCAGCCGCCGGACCGACGTCGAGCCCCCGTCCTCGCCCAGCATCCCCGCCGCCTCCGCCGGGCTCCCCGCCGTCATCCCGGGGCGCACCCGCCGCCGCACCGCCGCCGGCCGCCGCCGTCCGGCCGCCCTGCTGGCCGCCCTGGTCGCCGGCGGTCTCGCCGCCGGGCTGATCGGCACCCAGGCGCTGCCCGCGGCCGACGCCGCCGACGACATCGCGGTCTCCGAGCTCCTCGGCTCGGACGCCGAGGGCATGCTGGAGATGGAGCCGCTGAGCCCGCAGGAGGCGATCACCGAGGTCGAGGCCCGGGCCCGCCTCGAGGAGGTGGCGGCCAACCGCGCCGAGCGGGCCGAGCAGGCCGCCCAGGAGCAGGCCGCCGCCGAGGCTGCTGCCGAGGCCGCCCGGCCCAAGGCGGTGGCGCCCGTGGACAACGCCCGGATGACCACCTGCTTCTGCATGCGCTGGGGCACCATGCACTGGGGCATCGACCTGGCGGCGCCGATGCTGACGCCCGAGTACGCGGCCGAGGACGGCGTGGTGCTCCGCGCCGGCGCGGCCAGCGGCTACGGCCAGGCCGTCTACATCCTGGGCGTCAGCGGCGACGTCACCGTCTACGGGCACATGGAGAAGATCCTGGTCTCGCCGGGCGACGTCGTCAGCGCCGGCGACCGGATCGCGCTGCTCGGCAGCCGGGGCCAGTCGACCGGCCCGCACCTGCACTTCGAGGTGCACCGCGGCGGCATGGACGGCAAGCGCGTCGACCCGGTGGCCTGGCTCCGCGAGCGCGGCGTCGAGCTGTAG
- a CDS encoding NAD(P)/FAD-dependent oxidoreductase has protein sequence MEQQYDVVVIGGGAAGLSGALALSRARRSVLVVDSGSPRNAPAGHVHNYLAREGTPPGELLAIGRAEVAGYGAEVEPGEAVAARAVDDGFAVDLADGRAVRARRLLVTTGLVDELPNVPGVRELWGSSVLHCPYCHGWEVRDQAIGILSTSPFGVHQAQMWRQWSADVTLFLHTGPEPSDEEWELLAALDVSVVVGEVAALESTGDRLTGVRLTSGQVVPRSAVVVAPRFTARSGLLESLGLAAEELEMGGHVFGSAVPADPTGLTAVPGVWVAGNVTDLRAQVISSAAAGLNAGAMINADLIQEDTRRAVAARQGSSPTDHRELVLGTPRSGN, from the coding sequence ATGGAGCAGCAGTACGACGTCGTGGTCATCGGCGGGGGCGCCGCCGGTCTGAGCGGAGCGCTGGCGCTGTCCCGCGCCCGCCGGTCGGTGCTGGTGGTCGACAGCGGGTCACCGCGGAACGCGCCCGCCGGCCACGTGCACAACTACCTCGCCCGCGAGGGCACCCCACCCGGTGAGCTGCTGGCGATCGGCCGGGCGGAGGTCGCCGGGTACGGCGCGGAGGTCGAACCCGGCGAGGCGGTCGCGGCACGGGCGGTCGACGACGGGTTCGCCGTCGACCTGGCCGACGGCCGCGCGGTGCGGGCCCGGCGGCTGCTGGTGACCACCGGGCTGGTCGACGAGCTGCCGAACGTGCCGGGGGTGCGCGAGCTCTGGGGCAGCAGCGTGCTGCACTGCCCGTACTGCCACGGCTGGGAGGTGCGCGACCAGGCGATCGGGATCCTGTCCACCAGCCCGTTCGGCGTCCACCAGGCGCAGATGTGGCGGCAGTGGAGCGCCGACGTGACCCTGTTCCTGCACACCGGCCCGGAGCCCTCCGACGAGGAGTGGGAGCTGCTGGCCGCCCTCGACGTCAGCGTCGTCGTGGGCGAGGTGGCGGCCCTCGAGTCGACGGGCGACCGGCTGACCGGCGTCCGGCTCACCTCCGGGCAGGTGGTCCCCCGCAGCGCCGTGGTCGTCGCACCGCGGTTCACCGCCCGGTCGGGCCTGCTGGAGTCGCTCGGGCTGGCCGCCGAGGAGCTCGAGATGGGCGGTCACGTGTTCGGCAGCGCCGTCCCGGCCGACCCCACCGGCCTCACCGCCGTCCCCGGGGTCTGGGTGGCCGGCAACGTCACCGACCTGCGCGCCCAGGTGATCAGCTCCGCCGCCGCCGGGCTGAACGCCGGTGCCATGATCAACGCCGACCTGATCCAGGAGGACACCCGGCGGGCCGTGGCGGCCCGGCAGGGGTCGTCCCCGACCGACCACCGCGAGCTGGTGCTGGGCACCCCGCGGTCCGGGAACTGA
- a CDS encoding MFS transporter produces the protein MTSSPPAAEGTSPEPVGPVAADPVRLGTAPGRWVLLATVLASGMAMLDASAVNVALPAIGRDLGSGLAGLQWTLSGYTLALASLILLGGALGDRYGRRRVFVVGVVWFAVTSLGCGLAQTTGQLVAMRVLQGIGGALLTPGSLAIIQSAFPHADRPRAIGAWSAFGGVAGLVGPFLGGFLVDTVSWRWVFLVNAPLAVVVVLVAVRHVPESRDPGRTGRFDALGAVWGALALAGVTYALIAAGDGPGRPQVWVSAAVGVLAGVAFVVRERRAREPMLPTGVFADREFTGANLSTFAIYGALGGWSFFLVVELQTVLGYSATAAGAATIPSIVVLSLLSARAGALAQRTGARLPMTVGPLIAAVGVLLLARIGPGSSYWLDVLPGSLVSGVGLALLVAPLTATVLDAAPDHLAGVASGVNNAVARAAQLLAVAALPVAVGLGGDDYADPASFDAGAGTAMLVCAGLLVAGSLVAWLTIRPDTLKT, from the coding sequence ATGACCTCGTCCCCACCCGCCGCGGAGGGGACCTCACCCGAACCGGTCGGCCCGGTCGCCGCCGACCCCGTCCGGCTGGGCACCGCCCCGGGCCGGTGGGTGCTGCTGGCCACCGTGCTCGCCTCCGGGATGGCGATGCTCGACGCCAGCGCGGTCAACGTCGCGCTGCCGGCCATCGGCCGCGACCTGGGCTCGGGGCTGGCCGGCCTGCAGTGGACGCTCAGCGGCTACACGCTGGCGCTGGCCTCGCTGATCCTGCTGGGCGGCGCGCTGGGCGACCGGTACGGACGGCGCCGCGTCTTCGTGGTCGGCGTCGTCTGGTTCGCCGTCACCTCGCTGGGCTGCGGGCTGGCCCAGACCACCGGGCAGCTGGTGGCGATGCGGGTGCTGCAGGGCATCGGCGGCGCACTGCTCACCCCGGGCAGCCTGGCGATCATCCAGTCGGCCTTCCCGCACGCCGACCGGCCCCGGGCGATCGGCGCCTGGTCGGCGTTCGGCGGGGTCGCCGGGCTGGTCGGGCCGTTCCTCGGCGGCTTCCTGGTCGACACGGTGAGCTGGCGCTGGGTGTTCCTGGTCAACGCACCGCTCGCCGTCGTCGTGGTGCTGGTCGCGGTGCGGCACGTGCCGGAGAGCCGCGACCCCGGGCGCACCGGCCGGTTCGACGCCCTCGGCGCGGTGTGGGGCGCCCTCGCCCTGGCCGGGGTCACCTACGCGCTGATCGCGGCCGGCGACGGGCCGGGGCGGCCGCAGGTCTGGGTCTCCGCGGCCGTCGGCGTGCTGGCCGGGGTGGCCTTCGTCGTCCGGGAGCGGCGGGCGCGGGAGCCGATGCTGCCCACCGGGGTCTTCGCCGACCGGGAGTTCACCGGGGCCAACCTGAGCACGTTCGCCATCTACGGGGCGCTGGGCGGCTGGTCGTTCTTCCTGGTCGTCGAGCTGCAGACGGTGCTGGGCTACAGCGCCACCGCGGCCGGGGCGGCGACGATCCCCTCGATCGTGGTGCTGAGCCTGCTGTCGGCCCGGGCGGGGGCGCTCGCCCAGCGGACCGGGGCCCGGCTGCCGATGACCGTCGGCCCGCTCATCGCCGCCGTCGGCGTGCTGCTGCTGGCCCGGATCGGGCCGGGCAGCTCCTACTGGCTCGACGTGCTGCCCGGGTCGCTGGTCAGCGGCGTGGGGCTGGCGCTGCTCGTGGCGCCGCTGACCGCCACGGTGCTCGACGCCGCCCCCGACCACCTGGCCGGCGTGGCCAGCGGGGTGAACAACGCGGTGGCCCGGGCGGCGCAGCTGCTGGCGGTGGCCGCGCTGCCGGTGGCGGTCGGCCTCGGCGGCGACGACTACGCCGACCCGGCGAGCTTCGACGCCGGCGCCGGCACGGCCATGCTGGTCTGTGCGGGGCTGCTCGTCGCGGGCAGCCTGGTCGCCTGGCTGACCATCCGGCCCGACACGCTGAAGACGTGA
- a CDS encoding methyltransferase domain-containing protein: MHDHEQQPASTGHDHASWEDRYASAAALWSGRVNAPLAEHAGDLTPGRALDVGCGEGADTLWLAARGWQATGLDWAQTALDRAAVHAADAGLTDRVSWLQADIAVWQPPPAAFDLVTAHFLHPEAALRRELVPRLASAVAPGGTFLWVGHAHDAERAAMWGEDRFASAADVAAQLDPQEWDVEVAGLRPRPADAHGHHADEVVRARRR; encoded by the coding sequence GTGCACGACCACGAGCAGCAGCCGGCGTCGACCGGCCACGACCACGCCTCCTGGGAGGACCGCTACGCCTCCGCGGCGGCCCTGTGGAGCGGCCGGGTCAACGCGCCGCTGGCCGAGCACGCCGGCGACCTGACCCCCGGCCGCGCGCTGGACGTCGGCTGCGGGGAGGGCGCCGACACGCTGTGGCTCGCCGCCCGCGGGTGGCAGGCGACCGGCCTGGACTGGGCGCAGACCGCGCTCGACCGCGCCGCCGTCCACGCGGCCGACGCCGGGCTGACCGACCGGGTGAGCTGGCTGCAGGCGGACATCGCCGTCTGGCAGCCGCCGCCCGCCGCGTTCGACCTGGTCACGGCGCACTTCCTGCACCCGGAGGCCGCGCTGCGCCGGGAGCTGGTGCCCCGGCTGGCCTCCGCGGTCGCGCCGGGCGGCACGTTCCTGTGGGTGGGCCACGCCCACGACGCCGAGCGGGCCGCGATGTGGGGCGAGGACCGTTTCGCCTCCGCCGCCGACGTGGCCGCTCAGCTGGACCCGCAGGAGTGGGACGTCGAGGTCGCCGGTCTGCGCCCGCGCCCGGCCGACGCGCACGGCCACCACGCCGACGAGGTGGTGCGGGCCCGCCGCCGCTGA
- a CDS encoding YcnI family protein encodes MNPARPASRLAVVLLTLAGVLVAGTGVASAHVTVSSADASPGGYGKLTFRVPNESDTASTVALRIQVPTDTPLTSLRAQPVPGWTVELTTTPLDPPVEAHGETIDSAVSVVEFRADAGGGIAPGEFQEFALSGGPFPDAEALTFAAVQSYSDGTEAAWIEPTVDGQPEPERPAPVLTLASADEDAAPTTPDTAAAPAEGDDGSSTTATVALVLAVLGLLAGLAGLGLGLTARRRTVSS; translated from the coding sequence TTGAACCCCGCCCGCCCTGCCTCCCGTCTCGCCGTCGTGCTGCTCACCCTCGCCGGGGTGCTCGTCGCCGGCACCGGCGTCGCCTCGGCGCACGTGACGGTCTCGTCGGCCGACGCATCGCCGGGCGGGTACGGCAAGCTCACCTTCCGGGTGCCGAACGAGAGCGACACCGCCAGCACGGTCGCGCTGCGCATCCAGGTGCCCACCGACACCCCGCTCACCTCGCTGCGGGCCCAGCCGGTGCCCGGCTGGACCGTCGAGCTGACCACCACGCCGCTCGACCCGCCCGTCGAGGCCCACGGCGAGACGATCGACTCCGCCGTCTCGGTCGTCGAGTTCCGGGCCGACGCGGGCGGGGGCATCGCGCCGGGTGAGTTCCAGGAGTTCGCGCTGTCCGGTGGGCCGTTCCCGGACGCCGAGGCGCTGACCTTCGCCGCGGTGCAGAGCTACAGCGACGGCACCGAGGCCGCCTGGATCGAGCCGACCGTCGACGGGCAGCCGGAGCCGGAGCGCCCGGCCCCCGTGCTGACGCTCGCCTCCGCCGACGAGGACGCCGCCCCGACGACCCCCGACACCGCCGCCGCTCCCGCCGAGGGTGACGACGGCAGCAGCACGACCGCGACCGTCGCGCTGGTGCTCGCCGTCCTCGGCCTGCTCGCCGGGCTCGCCGGTCTCGGCCTCGGTCTGACCGCGCGCCGACGTACCGTGTCCTCGTGA
- a CDS encoding putative leader peptide, with protein MPTTTALPGDLLVSRLHVDLLRVSTAACLRG; from the coding sequence GTGCCGACGACGACCGCCCTCCCGGGCGACCTCCTGGTGAGCCGTCTGCACGTCGACCTGCTCCGGGTCAGCACCGCCGCCTGTCTGCGCGGCTGA
- a CDS encoding sulfite exporter TauE/SafE family protein has product MKTIVLLALVGLGAQLVDGSLGMAYGVTSTTLLLAIGTNPAAASATVHLAEIGTTLASGVAHWRFGNVDWKVVAKIGLPGAIGAFAGATVLSHLSTEVAAPVMALILLALGLYLLIRFTLRGIDRRNLGKPVRKRFLAPLGLVAGFVDATGGGGWGPVGTPALLASGRMEPRKVIGSIDTSEFLVALAASLGFLFALGNQGIDFAWVAALLIGGLIAAPIAAWLVRHVPPRLLGSLVGGMIVLTNTRTLLRSDWIDAPDATRYACYALIYVVWAAAVAWSFREYRKDGARETADALAAEAARLAETDAPGDATRADGATVTAGRPSAPTD; this is encoded by the coding sequence GTGAAGACCATCGTCCTGCTCGCGCTCGTCGGCCTGGGCGCGCAACTGGTGGACGGCAGCCTGGGCATGGCCTACGGCGTCACCTCCACCACGCTGCTGCTGGCCATCGGCACCAACCCGGCGGCCGCCTCGGCCACGGTCCACCTCGCCGAGATCGGCACGACCCTCGCCTCGGGTGTGGCGCACTGGCGGTTCGGCAACGTCGACTGGAAGGTCGTCGCGAAGATCGGCCTCCCGGGTGCGATCGGCGCCTTCGCCGGCGCGACCGTGCTGTCCCACCTCTCCACCGAGGTCGCGGCGCCGGTCATGGCGCTGATCCTGCTGGCCCTCGGCCTGTACCTGCTGATCCGCTTCACCCTGCGCGGCATCGACCGGCGCAACCTCGGCAAGCCGGTCCGCAAGCGGTTCCTCGCGCCGCTCGGCCTGGTCGCCGGCTTCGTCGACGCCACCGGCGGCGGCGGGTGGGGCCCGGTCGGCACGCCGGCACTGCTGGCCAGCGGCCGGATGGAGCCGCGCAAGGTGATCGGCTCGATCGACACCTCGGAGTTCCTCGTCGCCCTCGCCGCCAGCCTCGGCTTCCTGTTCGCCCTCGGGAACCAGGGCATCGACTTCGCCTGGGTGGCCGCCCTGCTCATCGGCGGTCTGATCGCCGCTCCCATCGCGGCCTGGCTGGTCCGGCACGTGCCGCCGCGGCTGCTCGGCTCGCTGGTCGGCGGCATGATCGTGCTGACCAACACCCGCACCCTGCTGCGCAGCGACTGGATCGACGCCCCGGACGCCACCCGGTACGCCTGCTACGCGCTCATCTACGTGGTGTGGGCCGCCGCGGTCGCCTGGTCGTTCCGCGAGTACCGCAAGGACGGCGCCCGGGAGACGGCCGACGCCCTCGCGGCCGAGGCGGCGCGGCTCGCCGAGACCGACGCGCCCGGGGACGCCACCCGTGCCGACGGTGCGACGGTCACGGCCGGCCGCCCCAGCGCCCCGACCGACTGA
- a CDS encoding SCO family protein, whose translation MSSRSRAGGLASLALAAAVLLAGCGGDADAAGEEHDHSAAVADVQTTDDGPYEGLHLTEPYQKPEFTLTDTAGAPFDFAARTGAGPTLLFFGYTHCPDICPTTMADVMLALGDVDPEVAAETNVVFVTTDPARDTPEVLAEFLGRFDGSLTTKFVGLTGDQAQIEQAQLAAGVPLAQDNGESHSALLLLYGTDGEADVAFDAENTAGDIAHDLALVAAE comes from the coding sequence GTGAGCTCTCGTTCCCGTGCCGGCGGGCTGGCCTCCCTCGCCCTGGCCGCCGCTGTGCTGCTGGCCGGTTGCGGTGGCGACGCCGACGCAGCCGGTGAGGAGCACGACCACTCCGCGGCGGTCGCCGACGTCCAGACCACCGACGACGGCCCGTACGAGGGCCTGCACCTGACCGAGCCGTACCAGAAGCCGGAGTTCACCCTCACCGACACGGCGGGCGCGCCCTTCGACTTCGCCGCCCGCACCGGTGCCGGGCCGACGCTGCTGTTCTTCGGGTACACCCACTGCCCGGACATCTGCCCCACCACGATGGCCGACGTGATGCTCGCGCTGGGCGACGTCGACCCCGAGGTGGCGGCGGAGACGAACGTCGTCTTCGTGACCACCGACCCGGCCCGGGACACCCCCGAGGTGCTGGCGGAGTTCCTCGGCCGGTTCGACGGCAGCCTGACCACGAAGTTCGTCGGGCTCACCGGCGACCAGGCGCAGATCGAGCAGGCGCAGCTGGCGGCCGGCGTGCCGCTGGCCCAGGACAACGGCGAGAGCCACTCCGCGCTGCTGCTGCTCTACGGCACCGACGGTGAGGCCGACGTCGCCTTCGACGCGGAGAACACCGCCGGCGACATCGCCCACGACCTGGCCCTCGTCGCCGCCGAGTGA
- a CDS encoding inorganic phosphate transporter has product MDGYVLALIVIVVVALAFDYTNGFHDAANAIAVAVSTKALTPRAALALAAVANLIGALISTKVAKTVGAGIIDAPTGSEGLQIVFAALIGAIVWNLITWYFGLPSSSSHALIGGLVGAALAAAHSVQWMGILDKVVIPMVLAPLIGFGLGYLFMLAVLWTFRRANAHKANRGFRYAQIASSAAMALGHGMQDAQKTMGIITLALVTAGEIDTFEVPLWVVLAAALAISAGTYAGGFRIMRTLGRRIIQLTPAGGFAAQTVASSVMVTTATVFAVPVSTTHITTTSIMGVGATRRLSAVRWGVAGNIVVAWVVTLPAAGLVAALTFFVTHAIVG; this is encoded by the coding sequence ATGGACGGGTACGTCCTCGCCCTCATCGTCATCGTCGTCGTCGCGCTGGCGTTCGACTACACCAACGGCTTCCACGACGCCGCCAACGCGATCGCCGTGGCCGTCTCCACCAAGGCGCTGACCCCGCGCGCCGCCCTGGCGCTGGCCGCGGTGGCCAACCTCATCGGTGCGCTGATCTCCACCAAGGTCGCCAAGACCGTGGGCGCGGGGATCATCGACGCGCCGACCGGCAGCGAGGGCCTGCAGATCGTCTTCGCCGCGCTGATCGGCGCCATCGTGTGGAACCTGATCACCTGGTACTTCGGGCTGCCCTCGTCGTCCTCGCACGCGCTGATCGGCGGGCTGGTCGGCGCCGCGCTGGCCGCGGCGCACTCGGTGCAGTGGATGGGGATCCTGGACAAGGTCGTCATCCCGATGGTGCTGGCCCCGCTGATCGGCTTCGGGCTGGGCTACCTGTTCATGCTCGCCGTGCTCTGGACCTTCCGGCGGGCCAACGCGCACAAGGCCAACCGCGGCTTCCGGTACGCCCAGATCGCCAGCTCGGCGGCGATGGCGCTCGGCCACGGCATGCAGGACGCGCAGAAGACGATGGGCATCATCACCCTGGCGTTGGTGACGGCCGGGGAGATCGACACCTTCGAGGTGCCGCTCTGGGTGGTGCTGGCCGCCGCGCTGGCCATCAGCGCCGGCACCTACGCCGGCGGCTTCCGGATCATGCGCACGCTGGGCCGCCGGATCATCCAGCTCACCCCGGCCGGCGGGTTCGCTGCGCAGACCGTCGCCTCCAGCGTCATGGTCACCACCGCGACCGTGTTCGCCGTACCGGTCTCCACGACCCACATCACGACGACGTCGATCATGGGCGTCGGCGCCACCCGGCGGCTGTCGGCCGTGCGCTGGGGCGTGGCCGGCAACATCGTCGTCGCCTGGGTGGTGACGCTGCCGGCCGCCGGCCTGGTGGCCGCCCTCACGTTCTTCGTGACCCACGCGATCGTGGGCTAG
- a CDS encoding FixH family protein, whose amino-acid sequence MKRFPAAVLLLFALLGAGLLLDVVTARPAAAHAAVVTTTPGDGARLEAAPTEVTIEFNEAVSLGAGYARVLDGDGERVDTGAAEVTDGVVTVPLRPDLPDAGYVVTYRVGSADSHPVSGAFSFVVGDGELLPAGSVDGTDSTDPGIATLLPLARWAGYAGLVLGVGVPLALATCWPGGWAAPRLRRAALGGLAAVAGGGVLLLLGQGPYAAGAGLGSLVDPQLLGATVDSGYGRTLLVRIALALLLAVVLARGWRHGRAPGTGLLAVAPVLAAGLVVAVAAVGHPVAGSLVGLAVASSSVHVAAMAGWLGGLVVLFAGVLRATTPRAELDAALPRWSRLAGGYIGALVVTGVLQSVREVGSFSALVSTGYGWLLVAKLAVVLVVLVAALVSRDWVQQRVGGGRRPGGSRRRVVAQAFSAQAVDDEPPASLGVLRRSVLVELVGAVVVLVVSAVLVSQPPAKASMPTPVDVTLPLRSASATADAGTVQVTVDPASPGPTTLHVYLFDADGRLVQPREISVGLAELAQEIGPLDVELAAAGPGHYVGDPVLPSAGSWTLTVTVRLDEFTAVTASTVFPVR is encoded by the coding sequence GTGAAGCGGTTCCCGGCTGCCGTCCTCCTGCTGTTCGCGCTGCTCGGGGCCGGGCTGCTGCTCGACGTCGTCACCGCCCGCCCGGCGGCCGCGCACGCCGCGGTGGTCACCACCACCCCCGGCGACGGCGCCCGGCTGGAGGCAGCGCCCACCGAGGTCACCATCGAGTTCAACGAGGCGGTGTCGCTGGGCGCCGGCTACGCCCGGGTGCTCGACGGCGACGGCGAGCGGGTGGACACCGGCGCGGCCGAGGTGACCGACGGCGTGGTCACCGTCCCGCTGCGCCCGGACCTCCCCGACGCCGGCTACGTCGTCACCTACCGGGTCGGCTCCGCCGACTCGCACCCCGTCTCCGGGGCCTTCTCCTTCGTCGTCGGCGACGGCGAGCTGCTGCCCGCCGGCTCGGTCGACGGCACCGACAGCACCGACCCGGGGATCGCCACGCTGCTCCCGCTGGCCCGCTGGGCCGGGTACGCGGGGCTGGTGCTGGGCGTCGGCGTCCCGCTCGCCCTGGCCACCTGCTGGCCCGGCGGCTGGGCGGCACCCCGGCTGCGCCGCGCGGCCCTGGGCGGGCTGGCCGCGGTCGCCGGCGGGGGAGTGCTGCTGCTGCTCGGCCAGGGCCCCTACGCGGCCGGGGCCGGGCTGGGGTCGCTGGTCGACCCGCAGCTGCTGGGCGCCACGGTCGACTCCGGCTACGGCCGCACCCTGCTCGTGCGCATCGCGCTCGCCCTCCTGCTGGCCGTCGTGCTGGCCCGGGGGTGGCGCCACGGGCGGGCGCCGGGCACCGGTCTGCTCGCCGTGGCCCCGGTGCTGGCGGCCGGGCTGGTCGTCGCGGTCGCCGCCGTCGGGCACCCGGTGGCCGGATCGCTGGTGGGCCTGGCGGTGGCGTCGAGCAGCGTCCACGTGGCCGCGATGGCCGGCTGGCTCGGTGGGCTGGTGGTGCTGTTCGCCGGGGTGCTCCGGGCGACGACGCCGCGCGCCGAGCTGGACGCCGCCCTGCCGCGCTGGTCCCGGCTGGCCGGGGGCTACATCGGCGCGCTGGTGGTCACCGGCGTGCTGCAGTCGGTGCGCGAGGTCGGCTCCTTCTCCGCGCTGGTGTCAACCGGCTACGGCTGGCTGCTGGTGGCCAAGCTGGCCGTGGTGCTGGTCGTGCTGGTCGCCGCGCTGGTGAGCCGGGACTGGGTGCAGCAGCGCGTCGGGGGCGGCCGCCGGCCGGGCGGGTCGCGCCGCCGGGTCGTCGCCCAGGCGTTCTCCGCGCAGGCCGTGGACGACGAGCCGCCCGCGTCCCTCGGGGTGCTCCGCCGCTCGGTGCTGGTCGAGCTGGTCGGCGCCGTCGTCGTCCTGGTGGTGTCGGCGGTGCTGGTCAGCCAGCCTCCCGCCAAGGCGTCGATGCCCACCCCGGTCGACGTCACCCTCCCGCTCCGCTCGGCCTCCGCGACGGCGGACGCCGGCACCGTCCAGGTCACCGTCGACCCGGCGAGCCCCGGCCCGACCACGCTGCACGTCTACCTCTTCGACGCCGACGGCCGGCTGGTCCAGCCCCGGGAGATCAGCGTCGGCCTGGCCGAGCTCGCCCAGGAGATCGGCCCGCTCGACGTCGAGCTGGCGGCCGCCGGACCGGGCCACTACGTCGGCGACCCGGTCCTCCCGTCGGCCGGGAGCTGGACCCTGACCGTCACCGTCCGGCTGGACGAGTTCACGGCCGTCACCGCCAGCACCGTCTTCCCGGTGCGCTGA
- a CDS encoding DUF47 domain-containing protein — translation MAFRLTPKDSSFYDMFTASAEHLVEATDVLSEFVHEHTRREELGNRLRDLEHTCDQATHAIFRQVNSSFVTPFDREDIYNLASDLDDVMDCIEAAADLVVLTKLGTLPAEMGQQVALLQRCAQVTAESMPRLRSMKDLADYWIEVNRLENEADKLYRRLLSRLYSGEFDALEILKLKEVADQLEEAADAFEHVANVVETIAVKES, via the coding sequence GTGGCCTTCCGCCTGACACCCAAGGACTCGAGCTTCTACGACATGTTCACCGCCTCGGCGGAGCACCTGGTCGAGGCCACCGACGTCCTGAGCGAGTTCGTGCACGAGCACACCCGCCGCGAGGAGCTGGGCAACCGGCTGCGCGACCTGGAGCACACCTGCGACCAGGCGACCCACGCGATCTTCCGGCAGGTGAACTCCAGCTTCGTCACGCCGTTCGACCGCGAGGACATCTACAACCTGGCCAGCGACCTCGACGACGTCATGGACTGCATCGAGGCCGCCGCCGACCTGGTGGTGCTGACCAAGCTCGGCACGCTGCCGGCGGAGATGGGCCAGCAGGTCGCGCTGCTGCAGCGCTGCGCCCAGGTCACCGCCGAGTCGATGCCGCGGCTGCGCTCCATGAAGGACCTCGCCGACTACTGGATCGAGGTCAACCGGCTGGAGAACGAGGCGGACAAGCTCTACCGCCGGCTGCTGTCCCGGCTGTACTCGGGCGAGTTCGACGCCCTGGAGATCCTCAAGCTCAAGGAGGTCGCCGACCAGCTCGAGGAGGCCGCCGACGCCTTCGAGCACGTGGCGAACGTCGTCGAGACGATCGCGGTCAAGGAGTCCTGA